A stretch of Anaerobiospirillum thomasii DNA encodes these proteins:
- a CDS encoding SlyX family protein — protein sequence MTSIEKDLIAMQERIAWLEAANDNLVNRVGMLYDHIDTLERKIQILSSKSSGESAVRPLSEETPPPHY from the coding sequence ATGACTTCTATAGAAAAAGATTTAATTGCCATGCAGGAGCGTATAGCCTGGCTGGAGGCTGCCAACGATAATCTTGTAAATCGTGTGGGCATGCTCTATGACCATATAGATACGCTCGAGCGCAAAATTCAGATTCTCTCCTCTAAATCATCAGGAGAGAGTGCCGTCAGACCTTTGTCTGAGGAAACCCCACCACCGCACTACTAA
- the panF gene encoding sodium/pantothenate symporter, whose translation MNNIQTLIPVFIFLAVMIIIGFYASKKQKASGGVQKEYFLGSQNLGGLVLAMTFVATYGSVSSFVSGPGVAWNLGYGWVVFAAPQIITGFLLLGFVGKKMAMLSFKTGAFTVTDLLYRRFDSKLLTVILSIVLLVFFTAMIVGQFIGGAQIFSAITGLDYKLGLLLFASVTVLYTSGGFKAVVITDAICAILMLIGMFTLAYTILDAGGGIDNINATLAATNVKDGVSTNFSVNAGGALPFTLLFSAWLLVGFCTIGLPQSLVRCMSYKKTQELHKAMIVATIICGALMIGVTLLGVLSRGVILDMPEKGTDSIIPTLIVTRMDPILAGVTIIGPLAATMSTVSSLLIAASSAVMRDLNYQLFPDRYEAIAQKKHLSIIFTLFLGVISIVLATFPLDIIVWINMFAFGGLETTFLWPIALGLFFPFINKTGVLSGIIIGLSVYTLCTVFKVNLMGAHAIVVGTAVSFIATVAGSFFGQKIDNKTMEIFFPHKVKA comes from the coding sequence ATGAATAATATACAGACCCTAATCCCCGTATTTATATTTCTTGCCGTAATGATAATTATTGGTTTTTACGCAAGTAAAAAACAGAAAGCCTCAGGTGGCGTACAAAAAGAATACTTTTTAGGCTCACAGAATTTAGGCGGTCTGGTGCTGGCCATGACCTTTGTGGCAACCTACGGCTCTGTAAGCTCCTTTGTCTCAGGTCCTGGTGTGGCCTGGAATCTAGGCTACGGCTGGGTGGTTTTTGCCGCACCACAGATTATTACAGGCTTTTTACTTTTAGGCTTTGTCGGCAAAAAGATGGCCATGCTCTCTTTTAAAACAGGAGCCTTTACTGTAACCGATCTGCTCTACAGACGCTTTGACTCAAAGCTTTTAACAGTTATTCTCTCAATTGTGCTGCTGGTATTCTTTACTGCCATGATTGTAGGTCAGTTTATAGGCGGTGCTCAGATTTTCTCAGCTATTACCGGCCTTGATTATAAATTAGGTCTGCTGCTGTTTGCCTCGGTTACTGTGCTTTATACCTCTGGTGGTTTCAAGGCTGTGGTTATAACTGATGCCATCTGCGCCATACTTATGTTAATTGGTATGTTTACCCTGGCCTATACCATTTTAGACGCCGGCGGCGGCATAGATAATATCAATGCCACGCTAGCTGCCACCAATGTCAAAGATGGTGTCTCTACAAACTTTAGTGTCAATGCAGGAGGTGCTCTGCCTTTCACCCTTTTATTCTCAGCCTGGCTGCTTGTAGGTTTCTGCACCATTGGTCTGCCACAGTCATTGGTGCGCTGCATGAGCTATAAAAAGACACAGGAGCTGCACAAGGCTATGATTGTAGCCACCATTATCTGCGGTGCCCTCATGATTGGTGTAACTTTGCTTGGTGTACTCTCACGCGGTGTAATTTTAGATATGCCTGAAAAAGGCACTGACAGTATTATCCCTACACTTATTGTCACCAGGATGGATCCAATTTTAGCAGGCGTTACCATTATAGGACCGCTGGCTGCCACCATGTCTACAGTAAGCTCACTGTTAATTGCCGCCTCATCTGCTGTAATGCGCGATCTTAACTATCAGCTCTTTCCTGACAGATATGAAGCCATAGCACAAAAAAAGCATCTGTCTATAATCTTCACCTTATTTTTAGGTGTGATATCAATTGTACTTGCCACCTTCCCACTTGATATTATCGTCTGGATTAATATGTTTGCCTTTGGCGGTCTTGAGACTACCTTCCTCTGGCCAATTGCCCTAGGTCTGTTCTTTCCATTTATCAATAAGACTGGTGTGCTCTCTGGTATTATTATAGGTCTTAGTGTCTATACACTCTGTACTGTGTTTAAAGTCAATCTAATGGGTGCCCATGCCATTGTCGT
- a CDS encoding YhdT family protein → MKKTHLSYAQKFEQVDKEAIYTLCAAVFVTAVFWLCIFIFKDDTQSFMFNMPLWFVLSCIGGYLLSVVTVIVLVKFFFKNFALDTDDE, encoded by the coding sequence ATGAAAAAAACACACTTATCCTATGCTCAGAAATTTGAGCAGGTCGATAAAGAGGCTATTTATACATTATGCGCTGCCGTTTTTGTAACAGCAGTGTTCTGGCTGTGTATCTTCATCTTCAAAGATGATACACAAAGCTTTATGTTTAATATGCCACTGTGGTTTGTACTTTCATGTATAGGGGGATATCTGCTCTCTGTTGTAACAGTAATAGTACTTGTAAAATTCTTCTTTAAAAACTTTGCACTGGACACTGACGATGAATAA
- the galU gene encoding UTP--glucose-1-phosphate uridylyltransferase GalU, translated as MPDMNYGNIKYAIIPVAGLGTRLLPATKAIPKEMMPIVDKPLIQYVVTEAVEAGIKNIVLVTHSSKNAIENHFDTSFELEATLEKRVKRQLLEEVQNIIPKDVTIMHVRQGEAKGLAHAIMCAYPIIGKNPFAILLPDVIIDDMQSNPKKHNLAAMIKNFEESGASQIMVQTVPHHEVISYGIVDVGGVELNPGDDCPIRNIVEKPSIEEAPSNLAVVGRYVLPAEIWPLFKKTPLGAGGEFQLTDTIDLLMSFDDVHAYNIIGRSHDCGNKEGYIKTFIEYAMRHPAYGQAITDHVKTLIS; from the coding sequence ATGCCTGATATGAACTATGGAAATATAAAATACGCCATTATTCCGGTGGCAGGTCTTGGTACACGTCTGCTGCCTGCTACCAAGGCTATTCCTAAAGAGATGATGCCCATTGTGGACAAACCTCTGATTCAATATGTGGTAACTGAGGCTGTAGAGGCTGGCATTAAAAACATTGTTCTTGTTACCCACTCATCAAAAAACGCCATCGAAAATCATTTTGATACCTCCTTTGAGCTTGAGGCCACACTTGAAAAGCGTGTTAAAAGACAGCTTTTAGAGGAAGTGCAGAATATAATTCCAAAAGATGTCACCATAATGCACGTGCGTCAGGGAGAGGCCAAGGGTCTTGCCCATGCCATTATGTGTGCCTACCCAATTATAGGCAAAAACCCTTTTGCCATCTTGCTGCCAGATGTCATTATCGATGACATGCAGTCCAATCCTAAAAAGCATAATCTTGCCGCCATGATAAAAAACTTTGAAGAGAGCGGCGCCTCACAGATTATGGTGCAGACTGTGCCACATCATGAGGTAATCTCCTATGGTATTGTTGATGTAGGCGGTGTGGAGCTAAATCCTGGCGATGACTGTCCTATACGTAACATTGTTGAAAAGCCAAGCATTGAAGAGGCTCCCTCGAATTTGGCTGTGGTGGGCCGCTATGTGCTGCCAGCTGAGATCTGGCCTTTATTCAAGAAAACCCCATTAGGTGCCGGCGGGGAATTCCAGCTGACTGACACCATTGATCTGCTTATGTCATTTGATGATGTACATGCCTACAACATAATCGGAAGATCTCATGACTGCGGCAATAAAGAAGGCTATATCAAGACCTTTATTGAATACGCCATGCGCCATCCTGCCTATGGACAGGCTATAACCGATCACGTCAAAACACTGATTTCCTAA
- a CDS encoding septation protein IspZ — translation MKTFAKLLELAPAVAFFVSYKLTSDLIMATAVIVASCLAAALLQYILTREISRMQIFVTAAVILFGLPTVLLNDPEIIKWKVTCVNGILALAIGICQYGFKKNPFAYLFGREVPLPDFIWHKLGLWWMIFFVFAGMLNVVIAFYLPTLFGIDIKSAEALWVDYKTFGNAILNFIFAIGSIGYLMKKHPEAMASLKKEQ, via the coding sequence ATGAAAACCTTTGCCAAATTACTGGAGCTAGCACCTGCCGTCGCTTTTTTTGTTTCATACAAACTGACATCTGATTTAATTATGGCTACAGCTGTTATTGTAGCCTCCTGCCTGGCAGCTGCCCTGTTGCAGTATATTCTGACCCGTGAAATTTCAAGAATGCAGATTTTTGTAACAGCAGCTGTCATTCTCTTTGGTCTGCCTACAGTTTTACTAAATGACCCTGAAATTATCAAATGGAAGGTAACCTGCGTCAATGGCATTTTAGCCCTGGCCATTGGCATCTGTCAGTATGGCTTTAAGAAAAACCCTTTTGCCTATCTGTTTGGCCGTGAGGTACCACTGCCTGATTTTATCTGGCACAAATTGGGTCTGTGGTGGATGATTTTCTTTGTGTTTGCAGGTATGCTCAATGTAGTCATTGCCTTCTATCTGCCGACATTATTTGGTATAGATATAAAAAGCGCCGAAGCTTTATGGGTAGACTATAAAACCTTTGGCAATGCCATTTTAAATTTCATATTTGCAATAGGCTCCATAGGCTATCTTATGAAAAAGCACCCAGAGGCTATGGCCAGTCTTAAAAAAGAACAGTAA